Part of the Ornithodoros turicata isolate Travis chromosome 6, ASM3712646v1, whole genome shotgun sequence genome, caagcagtaattctggtgagtaatgctttcgtagattgcctgtcttagtagtgtgctgtccacacatagttggattctcataagagtaatttaaattaatcaaaacagctgaagtgcctgtaatagatgtaactcggtatccgttcgtaggtttgcgccgtttctagttggttgcgcgtttaggaacaacaaatttattcgaagacgataagataccgataatgcatcaccgtacagcagcatttactcgtatcattgtgagccatatttcatttgttaaaatttgtcgtcgtatttcttcaaaaataaaagcgcaagtcggcgtacttgaattgatctccaagaactgcttacgtcgaacgtctgcaaatgttgtacttatgtgccttcgtgCACCACTGtaggcacaaagcatatctgattagaataaatagaggaagtcattcaaatacactgttatttatagctggttttccattccaggcatggtatgtggctgcacgaaggattccgaaaaagaaaaacaacaacatggctaataggatgttgctgcccagggagtcctggcgaagaggtgagctgttaagatcatcataaggttctgttgtgaagtgagaaattttgtagtagtgcacgaatgttaattcgtgcactacttttataaaaaagaaaccagaaatggaaagttatgcatgcatcatttcatgaattgtaatgtattactatttgatattcacatgtttccattaagggaatgaactactgaacctatattcatatcatggtcatgctctgtgtttacctggaagtcacatttttaaggcttgtcattcttttgtctaaatgaatatttatgttaaccttgtatgaaacagcagacacgtatcaacacgtgtgcagcttgtgcacattaaaacgagccatgtagagacaaatgcttgttgttgttgtttttttttatattctagcctattcatggttgctcatcgcttcttgcaggtttactcattccagaagcaagaattgtatcattgtaaggcgaatggaaataaactgacatcgactgagattggtgctctgtcatggccaatgactgtaggatggctccaaaagcgtcacaacaaagccaatattcatctagctctctacaagtagctaactccacatagtagcctgcttcacagcctacactaccttgtgggagtacacattacacaatatgttgcattgtgctgtggtatgataacataccgtttgtctcgcaatatgtgtatataaatatgataagggccctaagggcacagtgcatggcttataccctgctaaatatatatccatacctggctgcgacattgcatatcaatgcaggttacaatacacattttgacatttggccgttatgagacatcttcggccgtaatgagactgccttcggccgtattgagactttggccgtaatgagacacttggggattaaaggattatcggccgtattgagactttcggccgtattgagacatcggccgtaatgagacttcggccgtaatgagatacaatcgttACTATACTTGGAAGCTTTAACGATAAAGAAATTGGGGAATTCGTGCATAAGTGTTCCATCAGTAACCTTGTCTGATAAGATAGAATGTTTTCTTGCGTAGAATGTATTTTCACGTGATGCTGTAGTTAGTGTGGAGAGAAGGTATTGGTATAAAAAGGAGATGGTGACGGAAATAAATTCTTTTGGTTGCAGTCAGTGCTGTGCGTCGtccctttgtctgtgtttgtcccattgttttaccttcgcactggggtattttatccattttaagaatgtcataccaacccgcccaaattttaaccttATTTCAATGtctacctcccccacattgctacagCCCTCGGCTGGGATCGGACCCGCGATCGCTTGGTCATAGCGCAGCGATATGACAtattcgcgtggcgctttccgagcgtcagcaatttgccagctagcacttttccCCCGCCCGGCCTCGATACAACTGGGGAGCGGGTTGCctaactatatccggtgtcgtcacattcGCACTGCGAGGGTGGCGAGGGCCCGCCCGTCGAAGTTAAAGGTACACTTCGCAAGGATCCGAAacaaattaggtgagcatcatacggaacacgaaccaccccctcgataccgagtacaacattcgcattcctTTTGCCCGAGTAATAAATTCCCAAAtaatgacaatagcaaaccgaaaccgaaatgctaAGAGCAGAAAACACGTGTGCATACCACAGCGGTTCGTGCGgaggaggattccgtgacgtcacccagcattgtatCCTGCTTCCAAGCAtgcattctttctcccttgccggatgccggatgatgtcagcagtgtgttgcttttaGTGCCCTCTCGCTttacagaggcgaagcgctcgctgcGTAATAATTCGTTTGAGTAAAATCTGCGTTGTTCTGGACTGacatatttcgtacacatgttcctgacatcccaaagttTACGGATATGGCACGACCTTCGTGGAGATTTTGTTGCAGAGTCCTACTTTAACATTGCATGTTTTCGACTATTTGGTTCACTGTTGTCTCACGATTAAATATGTATTGGCACGCAATTTCAAAGTCAGATCTCTGTTCAACAGGACTAACACTTTATTGCTCATTTTTGCAATCAATTTCGGAACCTCATTCGGAAAACTATGTGTATGGCGACGTGTTTGTGTGACAGGGGCATGTCACAATGTGTGACATTTTTTTCCTGCTATGCCACTTCACGGCGGGACACGAATTGGAATGAGTTCAGACTTCTACAAGTTGAGCGCAGTATGAGTTGTCCCGGTATGACACTATGAACTGTCTTGGCATGAGCTGGGGTATAAAGCCGATCGAACTGCCATTCCGTTGTTCCGGAAATATTCATTTCCTGTATTTTGGCATCCACCATGTGGGTCAGCAACGTTTTGAACGGGAACTGTATCGACCGACCGATTTATTCGCAGATAAGCGTCTCCTAGCTATGTCCATATACCAACTGAGAGGACGTTTAAACGTCTCGTTTATCTGCGATCGTTTAGTCAATGTTTCTGGACTTCCTTGGCTCAGGTGAATGACTCTGAGTGCGACGACCTCATATTAGaaatgcaatttttttttcgtgtcagGCGGCACCGTTATTGACTGAGTACATTGAAGTGAATGGACGACCGCGGCTGCATAGTGACACGTGCCAGAACATTTATTGCGTACACGGAGTTTGGTAATAATGTTTTCAGAAATGAGCCTTTTCGAGAGCTATTGGCTTTACTATCGACATTATCTAGTGAGCAAACAGAAGGAAATTCGTGGTCAACATGACTCGCTTTTCTTCATTCTGCATGTCTTCGCGGCTATGTACCATGACCGGTAGTAGTACCACTCAGTACTTCAATGCAATACAGGGTTCTTCAGTGATGCAGTACTAGTGCTATTCAGATCACTGGCTTCGCCCAGTTAAAGAATGggctctgttcgaaatatcgtcgACTACTGACCTGAGGCTTCTTTTCAGTAGTTGTTCAGCGTTAACGGCAGTACTACTAGTACTATTCAGTGCCTTTGCAGCTGTTGTAGAATTCGGTGATGCGATAGCAGTACTACTGAGCGCTGGTGGTACGAGTCTTATTCAGTACTTCAATGCGTGTCGTTCTTGTTCTACGTAGTGACTTACGTCCCCATGTTTTCCTTTCTCTATCACATCACTATACacacaatgcaaaaaaaaaaaagaaaaactgtaaTTTTACtcacaagtgactgctaactctgttgccgtCATATGTGCCATAACCTAGTTACcacacaaaaacagaaaaaagaaaccgtTTGGAGTGCACAATGCACAGCTCTCATAAGCAAAAGAATGACACTTACATTAAAGGGATTTTAAACTGCGAAAGCCCAGTTCGGAATTGTGCAATGCACTCCAAACGGATTTTGTGCAGTATATAGCTTACAGAGCTAGCAGTCACTTGTGCAGTAAAATTACGAAAATGTTTCTTACAGTGCAGTGCTAAATGATGACTACTGAGTTACTGTGGTATAGGTACCATTGGTGTTTCAGTGCATGTGGTGCCCGTATTATTCAGTGCTAGTGGTACTAGTACCATTCAGTACCCGCGGTACCATGCAGTACCAGCGATGTCTTCATGAATGTCAGTAATTCCCCTCCTCTCATTCTTCCCAGGACCCGACATTCTAAACCTGGAAGAGAAAGTCGACAACATGTCACAAGAAGTAGAATTCCTGTCCCCTCCAGAAGTGCCACCGGACGACGACAAAGTAGCCATGGTTGACATGATCATCGAAGACGCTGTCTCACCGTCCAACGCCATCGGAAGCGACAATTTTGAAAACGATAATCACGCAAACAACAATCAGCAATCCGATAACCAAGGAATGGATGTCGGTGACAATAATAACGAGGCAGGTGAGGACGACATCGTCGTTGTAGAGGAAAGCACTCTCGACGACAACGGAAATGACACCTTGCCGGCACCCGTTGAGGATGAAGAAAGAGAGCTGACCACGAGTGATGACGCCCATGAAACCAAAAGACCAAGTAGAGATATTGCGGACGACTTGTTGGTCACAGACGAGGAGTGAATGTGTGTCGAGGAACTGCTATGCAATGTGGGACCACAAGGGAAGATCTGTGTCCAAGAAATGTTGTGATACCGAGGAAGGTGGACGCTCGTCATTTCTACGACATCCGCTCCATGTGAATTTATCGCcccttccttttcttcattcattgtttcTAATGTGTCGTAAGCTACAATATAAACGTGCTAGAAGGTAGGAACATACGCAATATAAAAGACAAATTTCATGTGGAAATGAACGCAGACTGTGGTTAACGGATACGAAAACCTTGAAGGGAATCCTGTATTGAAGCCATTTTTGCACAATAAAAACAACTTCACTCACCGTCTCTAACTGACAACATCACGTGAGACGTGACTTATTTTAAGTACCTAACGCACCAGTACGCCTTCATCACTAGAAAGAAGACCAATTCCTGAGAAAATGCATGCACACAAACGACGCTTGAAAGGGAGGGTAGACAGTGAACAGTACGAGTTTTACAACACAACCAACATATCTACACACCAGAACCATATTTAGCTCACTCGCAAGGACGAATGCAATGCTCGCAAAGGATATCCACGGGAAATCTTGCGTACATTCCAGTGATTTACGTTACGACATTTTAATTATGCGGTCAGTTAAGGAATCACAAAGTGCGAAAAACACTTGGCCATTTCTTAAGTCGCCCAGGAGTGCTCCAAGTCCTTAGGGTGTGTCCACACTCGTCATAAGAACCGCTGTACTACAAGAACAAGCTTACCACTAGCCTATACTGATACAAGTGACGTGAATCCCGGTTCCCACCCAAGGGATAAATTGATGCACCATACAAGTTTCTTTAAACAAAAGGTTTTTGTGGAACAACGTGATCACTACGCGTGGTAAGCTAGGAGGTAAATGGCATAAAGAACGAAAGTGACTCTGTCGATGGCTTGAGCCACCAAGAACCATTCCTGTTTGGCAATGATGTCTTGTTTGTCGATGGGCGTCGTGGCGTCGGTCAGCGCCTCGTGATCCACAGAGCGGGGCGGAGGTAGAGGACACAGGAAGAAGACACGTCCCGCTACACCGGATAGCAAGTCCACCAAGAACGCCGGTGGACGGAACACCATGGGGGACTTGACCAAGTTGATGACCAGGACAGAGACCATTGTGGCCACAGCAATAGCAACGCACGTCGATCCCAGGTAACGCTCTGTCAAGCGAATGCGATGCGGATTATCGAACGTAGATGTATGGATATAAAGTTCTCTTGGGGGACAATAAAGGAAGACCAGGTCAATATGGTATGCACACAACTCAACAATAAACTATAAAATATGTAAATCATGAAAGCCATCTAGCAACTATGATACAGGACGCGAGGTGGCGCTAAATGGAATTGTTCTCGTGGAGTGGGTTCGCGTGTTTCAAATATCTGGCCGTAGTGACAAACAACCATTCGCCAGAGGATTGACTTTACACCCCCTACAAGATGCTTCACGGAATAGATCTGTCTTCGAGTCGGCatagacaaagaaaaacaaaaccgCGTTGCCCACTCAGGATGAAGACAGCGTGGAAAGTTTCGACGCAGCATCAAGAAAAACGAAGTCCCGCACACAACGGCACAGCACTCTGCACGAGCTGCAGTACGTTCTCAAACGCAGCACTGGCCATACTACAACTATGCATATACAGATCTGGGTCACGTTCCTCGTCTCTTCTTAGCTTCGCAAGTTCGCGCTTGCTTCGTTCTTGTCAGCGCTATGCTGGAGCCGGTCAACGGCCACAGTGCAAGTGAAAGGAAATACTATTTCTTTGTAGTAGCCCAGGCACTGTTGCCGGCCTCGGAAGTTCAGCTGGCAACGCGTTGGCTgactgagctcaagatcgcgggttcaatcccggctgaggacggtagcaatgggggggaggtaaacattgcttccagcaccgtgtgtcggagatttccggcgcacgtcaaaagaaccccaggtggtcgacaTTATCCGCAATCTTACCCTGGGGCGTGCGTGCAGCACGTAGCCTCAAAATCTACTCTCAATTATTATCAGTCGCCATCGCCAACCTTCGTGCTACACGAGAGCGCGGGGAGAATATAATATTCTATTCTACATTATTGTTCATTGAAAGCTTGTATTTTATTCGCGATCTTAAAAGCTTCATAAAAATATTGCACGGAGGATCAAATACAGATTCAGATATATATTCAAATCGCGTCATTTGTCAGGGTATGACATCATACATAGCTGACCTGGATTGTGCACAAAGCAAACGCTAATTAATTCGAAACACTTTTGTCTCTTTATTCCTTTCCCCACATGGTAGCGAGAGCATATCCCTATGAGTGCGGTATTTGCGCACTGTGTCAGCAACATCAGCATCTGCATCAGCGACACCTTCCTCATTTAGGAACGCATAAAGAATTATTTCCAATACGAAAGTAGAACATCGAACATATTTGCGTCATTCAATCTTCTCTCCCAACGCCGGCGGTCGTAGACGCACGGGCTGGCAGTGAACGACTCTTTAATGCTCACCCCGCGAAGCGCACCACGTGACCCGCCTATTGCTATGGTGATGAGCGGAGTCAACGCTAACTTTCGAATTTGCGACGTGGTTACGAACACGCTCCTGACCTATCAACGACCTCCCATGCAGCACAGACGGCGGTGGAGCAAAGGAGAACTTGCGAAGCTACGAAATGGCGAGGACACGCGCCGACCTTGGCAGAGCCTACTTTCCGCTAGTTATGGTACTGGCCTCTAGAGGCGCTACTTTTTGTCGGGGAAATGGAAATGAAACGTACAATCCCATTACCATGGCTGCTGCCCTTCCTTTGATGCATGTCTGCAGCGTACTGTACAAGCGCAACTCTCTAAAACACTCCTGCGGTGACGGATTCAGTAAGTCAGTCACGTGATGACGAACATAGCGTCAATATATTGGTGCGATGGAGAAAGTCGGCGCTACTACTCTGGAGCGCCTCTCCAGACCCGTATCCACAGTGATAGCCTGTGATCCCTCTTCCAACAATGACCACGGGATGAGAACCT contains:
- the LOC135398778 gene encoding uncharacterized protein LOC135398778 — protein: MGCANGKVITLPMTPKNGISPIEVTDGVERMNNLINQPPPKVVISGDFLEETSKIGDMETNGSGHMTGPDILNLEEKVDNMSQEVEFLSPPEVPPDDDKVAMVDMIIEDAVSPSNAIGSDNFENDNHANNNQQSDNQGMDVGDNNNEAGEDDIVVVEESTLDDNGNDTLPAPVEDEERELTTSDDAHETKRPSRDIADDLLVTDEE